One stretch of Cohaesibacter intestini DNA includes these proteins:
- a CDS encoding HAD-IIA family hydrolase — protein MKKTLTSRQAFERYEAVRERFPALPFADLPTSTPVPQVPHLEAVADQYDAFVFDAFGVLNVGEVPIEGAVERIAELRAQGKRLFVLTNAASYAFEQVVEKFIRLGFDFRAEELVSSRAVCELHLSHWGPDFQWGVIAPTGFSAQELDQSVVALADEPALYDAVDGFLFLSSECWTEARQDLLAGSLAKAPRPVVVANPDLVAPREIGLTVEPGYYAHDLMDRVTGLQVAFHGKPFPSVYDHVEALVGPSYPVSRIAMVGDSLHTDIWGAMVRGWGSVLVSDHGFLKGQDPMAAILESRLYPSCIVPQI, from the coding sequence TTGAAAAAGACACTGACGTCGCGACAGGCCTTCGAACGCTATGAAGCCGTTCGGGAGCGTTTCCCTGCCTTGCCTTTTGCCGATCTGCCAACGTCTACACCAGTGCCGCAGGTTCCGCATCTGGAGGCGGTGGCTGACCAGTATGATGCCTTCGTTTTTGATGCCTTTGGTGTCCTGAATGTCGGCGAAGTGCCGATCGAGGGGGCGGTGGAGCGCATCGCAGAGCTCCGAGCCCAAGGTAAAAGGCTGTTTGTGTTGACCAATGCGGCATCCTATGCGTTTGAGCAAGTCGTCGAGAAGTTTATCCGGTTGGGCTTTGACTTCCGTGCGGAAGAGCTGGTGTCCTCACGCGCTGTCTGTGAGCTGCATTTGAGCCATTGGGGCCCCGATTTTCAATGGGGTGTGATTGCGCCGACCGGTTTCTCCGCTCAGGAGCTTGATCAGTCCGTGGTGGCGCTGGCGGATGAACCGGCCCTGTATGATGCGGTTGATGGGTTTCTTTTCCTCTCTTCTGAATGCTGGACTGAGGCCCGACAGGACCTTTTGGCTGGCAGTCTGGCAAAAGCCCCGCGGCCAGTGGTGGTGGCCAATCCGGATTTGGTGGCACCGCGAGAAATCGGTCTGACGGTGGAGCCGGGTTATTATGCTCATGACCTGATGGACCGGGTAACGGGGCTTCAAGTTGCCTTTCATGGCAAGCCATTTCCAAGTGTCTATGATCATGTTGAAGCGCTGGTTGGCCCCTCTTATCCGGTGTCGCGCATCGCGATGGTTGGCGACAGTTTGCATACGGACATCTGGGGTGCCATGGTGCGCGGGTGGGGATCGGTTCTGGTGTCTGACCATGGTTTCTTAAAAGGGCAGGATCCAATGGCGGCGATCCTTGAAAGCAGGCTCTATCCTTCTTGTATCGTGCCGCAAATCTAA